The Kitasatospora sp. NBC_00374 genome has a segment encoding these proteins:
- a CDS encoding type II toxin-antitoxin system RatA family toxin: protein MRHVELDAVVSSERAEDVYAAVLRWERYPELAPHVRATTVHSTLPEPVGSSSWELHFRSGLLRWTETDTFLPDELTVRFEQTDGDFDSFTGSWRLGQDGADVTVHFEADFDFGIPSLEGILDPIAERVIRETVAWAVTGLFAGTRIVGDAELITPAPAAR from the coding sequence ATGCGACACGTCGAACTCGACGCCGTGGTGAGCTCCGAGCGCGCCGAGGACGTCTACGCGGCCGTCCTGCGCTGGGAGCGCTACCCGGAGCTGGCCCCGCACGTGCGGGCCACCACCGTGCACTCCACCCTCCCCGAGCCGGTCGGCAGCTCCAGCTGGGAGCTGCACTTCCGCAGCGGCCTGCTGCGCTGGACCGAGACCGACACCTTCCTGCCGGACGAGCTGACGGTCAGGTTCGAGCAGACCGACGGCGACTTCGACAGCTTCACCGGCAGCTGGCGCCTCGGGCAGGACGGCGCCGACGTCACGGTGCACTTCGAGGCCGACTTCGACTTCGGCATCCCCAGCCTGGAGGGCATCCTCGACCCGATCGCCGAGCGGGTCATCCGGGAGACCGTCGCCTGGGCCGTCACCGGCCTGTTCGCCGGCACCCGGATCGTCGGCGACGCCGAGCTCATCACCCCGGCCCCGGCCGCCCGCTGA